One segment of Geminicoccaceae bacterium DNA contains the following:
- the ispG gene encoding flavodoxin-dependent (E)-4-hydroxy-3-methylbut-2-enyl-diphosphate synthase, whose translation MVALAGIRRKKTHAVGVGGVQIGAGAPVVVQSMTNTDTADVEATTAQVVELARAGSEIVRVTVNNIESARAVPLIRERLDDLGVNVPVVGDFHYNGHRLLAEVPELGIALAKLRINPGNVGFGEKRDRQFEMMVEAALRHDRPVRIGVNWGSLDQDLATGLMDENAGKPDPMPAEFVLREALVRSALQSAEQAERIGLAADRIIISAKVSRVQDMVAVYRELSRRCDYALHLGLTEAGMGIKGIAATTAALSLLLQDGIGDTIRASLTPRPGESRSTEVRLCQDVLQSLGLRSFTPQVTACPGCGRTTSTYFQELAQRIEGYLEANMPIWRSRHAGVEELKVAVMGCIVNGPGESKHADIGISLPGTGESPVAPVFIDGRKAMTLRGDHIAEEFQQIVETYIEQRFTPAT comes from the coding sequence ATGGTAGCTCTGGCCGGGATCCGGCGGAAGAAGACCCACGCCGTCGGCGTTGGCGGCGTCCAGATCGGCGCTGGCGCGCCCGTGGTCGTTCAGTCGATGACCAATACGGACACTGCCGATGTCGAGGCGACGACAGCACAGGTGGTCGAGTTGGCCCGTGCCGGATCGGAGATTGTGCGGGTTACGGTGAACAACATCGAATCGGCCCGTGCTGTACCGCTGATCCGCGAGCGCCTTGATGACCTCGGCGTGAATGTGCCGGTTGTCGGCGATTTCCACTACAATGGCCATCGCCTGCTTGCCGAGGTGCCTGAACTGGGCATTGCCCTGGCCAAGTTGCGTATCAATCCGGGTAATGTCGGATTCGGTGAAAAGCGCGACCGGCAGTTCGAGATGATGGTGGAAGCCGCGTTGAGGCATGACCGGCCGGTACGCATCGGGGTGAACTGGGGCAGTCTCGATCAGGATCTCGCGACCGGCCTCATGGACGAGAATGCGGGCAAGCCCGATCCGATGCCGGCGGAGTTCGTCCTGCGCGAGGCCCTGGTGCGCTCGGCCCTGCAAAGTGCGGAACAGGCCGAAAGGATCGGGCTTGCCGCTGATCGCATCATCATTTCGGCCAAGGTGAGCCGGGTGCAGGATATGGTTGCCGTCTATCGCGAATTGTCGCGCCGCTGCGACTATGCGCTGCATCTGGGCCTGACCGAGGCCGGCATGGGGATAAAGGGCATCGCAGCGACGACCGCTGCCCTCAGCCTGTTGCTGCAGGATGGCATCGGCGACACCATCCGCGCCTCGCTGACGCCCCGCCCGGGTGAATCCCGTAGCACCGAGGTACGGCTGTGCCAGGATGTACTTCAATCGCTCGGATTGCGGTCCTTCACACCACAGGTCACCGCCTGCCCGGGCTGCGGACGCACCACCAGTACCTATTTCCAGGAGCTGGCGCAGCGCATCGAGGGCTATCTGGAAGCCAACATGCCGATCTGGCGCAGCCGCCATGCCGGGGTGGAGGAACTCAAGGTCGCGGTCATGGGCTGCATCGTCAACGGTCCGGGCGAGAGCAAGCATGCCGATATCGGCATCAGCCTGCCCGGCACCGGCGAGAGCCCGGTGGCACCGGTGTTCATCGACGGCAGGAAGGCGATGACGCTGCGTGGCGATCATATCGCCGAAGAGTTCCAGCAGATCGTCGAGACCTATATCGAACAGCGCTTCACGCCCGCGACCTGA
- a CDS encoding histidine--tRNA ligase, producing the protein MADVRTVRGTHDLVGEDMRRHRHVSETALRVARCFGFEEIATPIFEFTDVFARSLGDTSDVVSKEMYTFTDRGGDQLTLRPENTAGVVRAVISGGLMQSPPLKLFYSGPMFRFERPQKGRMRQFHQIGVETIGSPEPAADIEVIALGWLILQTLGIGDGIALELNSLGDPESRTAYRDRLVDYLSAYRDRLSADSRIRLERNPLRILDSKDDDDRAIIANAPPIGEAMNDFSRDFFARVQDGLVSLGIGFTLNPKLVRGLDYYTHTTFEFTTDRLGAQSAVLAGGRYDGLMRQMGGPDTPGVGWASGIERLAMLLDGAPEPVRPVAIIPIGAAAESEATRLAFELRRAGHAVELAFRGKPGQRMKKADRANARLAITIGDDELARDIVKLRFLDTGEDREVSRSQLAAALTAAS; encoded by the coding sequence ATGGCTGATGTCCGCACCGTCCGTGGAACCCATGATCTCGTGGGCGAGGACATGCGTCGGCATCGCCATGTCAGTGAGACCGCCCTGCGCGTTGCCCGGTGTTTCGGCTTCGAGGAGATTGCCACCCCGATCTTCGAGTTTACCGACGTCTTTGCCCGGTCGCTCGGCGATACCTCCGATGTCGTCTCCAAGGAGATGTACACCTTCACCGACCGTGGCGGCGACCAGCTGACCTTGCGCCCGGAGAACACGGCCGGCGTGGTCCGCGCGGTGATCTCTGGCGGCCTCATGCAGAGTCCGCCGCTCAAGCTGTTCTACAGCGGCCCGATGTTCCGCTTCGAGCGGCCGCAGAAGGGCCGCATGCGCCAGTTCCACCAGATCGGTGTCGAGACCATCGGCAGCCCCGAGCCCGCGGCCGATATCGAGGTGATCGCGCTCGGCTGGCTCATTCTCCAGACCCTCGGCATCGGCGACGGCATCGCACTCGAACTCAACAGCCTCGGCGATCCCGAAAGCCGTACGGCCTATCGCGACCGGCTGGTGGACTATCTCTCGGCCTACAGGGACCGCCTATCCGCCGACAGCCGGATCCGCCTGGAACGCAACCCGTTGCGCATCCTCGACAGCAAGGATGATGACGACAGGGCCATCATCGCCAATGCCCCGCCCATCGGCGAGGCCATGAACGATTTCAGCCGCGACTTCTTCGCGCGCGTGCAGGATGGCCTCGTCAGTCTCGGCATCGGCTTCACCCTCAACCCGAAGCTCGTGCGCGGCCTCGATTACTACACGCACACCACCTTCGAGTTCACCACCGATCGTCTCGGTGCCCAGAGTGCCGTGCTTGCCGGCGGCCGCTATGACGGGCTCATGAGGCAGATGGGCGGTCCCGACACTCCCGGCGTGGGCTGGGCCTCCGGCATCGAGCGCCTGGCCATGCTGCTCGACGGCGCACCCGAACCCGTCCGCCCCGTGGCCATCATTCCCATCGGTGCCGCAGCGGAATCCGAAGCAACGAGGCTCGCCTTCGAACTGCGCCGGGCAGGACATGCCGTCGAACTCGCGTTCAGGGGCAAGCCCGGCCAGCGCATGAAGAAAGCCGATCGTGCCAACGCCCGCCTTGCGATTACCATCGGCGATGACGAACTGGCCCGGGACATCGTCAAGCTGCGCTTTCTCGACACCGGCGAGGACCGCGAGGTGTCACGCTCCCAACTGGCCGCCGCCCTGACCGCGGCTTCCTGA
- a CDS encoding hydrolase → MKTPYVRLDKNNAAVLMVDHQAGLLSMVRDIDPDKFKNNVLALADLAKYFNLPTILTTSFEDGPNGPMVPELKEMFPDAPYIARPGQINAWDNEDFVRAVKATGRKQLIVAGVVTEVCVAFPALSAIEEGFDVFVVADASGTFNPMTRDAAWQRMIAAGAQIMTWFGTACELHRDWRNDIDGLAQLFSNHIPDYRNLITSYSTLTRR, encoded by the coding sequence ATGAAGACGCCGTATGTCCGGCTGGACAAGAACAACGCTGCCGTTCTCATGGTCGACCATCAGGCAGGTCTCCTGTCGATGGTCCGGGACATCGATCCTGACAAGTTCAAGAACAATGTTCTCGCACTGGCTGATCTGGCGAAATATTTCAACCTGCCAACCATCCTCACGACCAGTTTCGAGGACGGGCCGAACGGGCCGATGGTGCCCGAGCTGAAGGAAATGTTTCCCGATGCGCCCTACATCGCGCGGCCAGGCCAGATCAATGCCTGGGACAACGAGGACTTCGTCCGTGCGGTCAAGGCGACGGGCAGGAAGCAGCTGATCGTTGCCGGTGTGGTTACCGAGGTGTGCGTCGCCTTTCCCGCATTGTCGGCCATCGAGGAAGGGTTCGATGTCTTCGTCGTCGCGGATGCCTCCGGCACCTTCAACCCGATGACGCGCGATGCGGCATGGCAGAGAATGATCGCGGCCGGTGCCCAGATCATGACCTGGTTCGGAACGGCCTGCGAGCTGCATCGCGACTGGCGCAACGACATCGACGGACTGGCGCAGCTGTTCTCCAACCACATTCCGGACTACCGGAACCTGATCACCAGCTACAGCACGCTGACCAGGCGCTGA
- a CDS encoding pentapeptide repeat-containing protein: MPESHRTMPHDDNGHVRILSMGPSAWNDWRMTCPSEVPDLRGIRLRGKDLRGANLEGADLRGADLAGTILLKVDLRRSRLDRANLEGAFLEGATLDESSLQDANLAGANLKSASLQRCRLEKANLVRAMLAGANLTRANLRKADLRDANLFKAVLDGANLDGAVMDRHDCGEKSDRQAMLDRNHPADLFPALAAGSPGLAEDQSPFAATVPDDDAIGQGIERLRDDMNRHFAAQRQEMDRLVQAIERLSRQVDDKG, from the coding sequence ATGCCCGAAAGCCACCGCACGATGCCGCACGACGACAACGGCCATGTCAGGATCCTGTCGATGGGTCCTTCCGCCTGGAATGACTGGCGAATGACCTGCCCATCGGAGGTTCCCGACCTGCGGGGCATCCGTCTGCGCGGGAAGGACCTCAGGGGAGCCAATCTCGAAGGGGCCGACCTCAGGGGAGCCGATCTTGCGGGAACCATCCTCCTCAAGGTCGATCTCAGGCGTTCCCGCCTCGATCGCGCCAATCTCGAAGGGGCCTTCCTCGAAGGGGCCACCCTCGACGAGTCCAGTCTCCAGGACGCCAATCTTGCCGGTGCCAACCTGAAAAGCGCCAGCCTCCAGAGGTGCAGGCTCGAAAAGGCGAACCTCGTGCGGGCCATGCTCGCCGGGGCCAATCTCACGCGCGCCAATCTCCGCAAGGCCGATCTCAGGGACGCGAACCTCTTCAAGGCCGTTCTCGACGGCGCCAATCTCGACGGTGCGGTCATGGATCGTCACGATTGCGGCGAGAAAAGCGACAGGCAGGCGATGCTCGACCGCAACCATCCCGCCGATCTGTTCCCGGCGCTCGCCGCGGGGTCTCCCGGCCTCGCCGAAGACCAGAGTCCATTCGCCGCCACAGTGCCGGATGACGATGCCATCGGGCAGGGCATCGAAAGGCTCCGCGACGACATGAACCGGCACTTCGCCGCACAGAGGCAGGAGATGGACCGTCTGGTCCAGGCCATCGAACGGCTGAGCAGGCAGGTCGACGACAAGGGCTGA
- a CDS encoding HAMP domain-containing protein, which yields MRLRPWPTSLMGQMTAVLVLALLAAQIVAVIVFAQDRERALILANRTQILDRTVSLTRILSITPPDRRQRVVDVSRSRGFSASIDGQAQVENDRKHRANPISRDIARRIDEHVPGPVLIDLDDDDGFIRRYRDHDGHDRDRPEPLRLIISIGLGDSQWLNLEHRLHPSPILHLGGPLLWVLTTAAAVCLAGAFMVRRITRPLRALALASDRFGRGEDVDPLTETGPSELARASSAFNRMRERIRRFVDDRTAMLAAISHDLRTPITTLRLRVEFLDDGEDKEKMLQTLAEMEAMTEAALAFMREEGKGEPMRPTDFASLVESLCDDLAEHGADIAFDADRRIVLPCRPVAMRRALRNLIENGVRYGHAVRLAIAEHPDRIELAIDDDGPGIPESDLERVFEPFVRLEESRSRDTGGTGLGLAIARSILRAHGGDVHLANRREGGLRASVTLPRDSAS from the coding sequence ATGAGACTGCGGCCGTGGCCCACCTCGCTCATGGGACAGATGACCGCCGTGCTGGTGCTGGCCCTGCTCGCCGCCCAGATCGTGGCGGTCATCGTCTTCGCCCAGGACCGCGAGCGCGCGCTCATCCTCGCCAACCGCACCCAGATCCTCGACCGCACGGTGAGTCTCACACGCATCCTCTCGATCACCCCCCCCGACCGGCGCCAGCGCGTGGTGGACGTGTCCCGCTCCCGCGGGTTCAGCGCCAGCATCGACGGGCAAGCCCAGGTGGAGAACGACCGAAAACACCGCGCCAATCCGATCAGCCGCGACATCGCCCGGCGCATCGACGAGCATGTCCCCGGCCCCGTCCTCATCGACCTCGACGACGACGACGGCTTCATCCGCCGCTACCGCGACCACGACGGTCACGACCGCGACCGTCCAGAACCCCTGCGCCTCATCATCTCCATCGGCCTTGGCGACAGCCAGTGGCTCAATCTCGAACACCGCCTGCACCCGTCGCCGATCCTGCATCTCGGCGGGCCGCTGCTCTGGGTGCTGACCACCGCCGCCGCCGTCTGTCTCGCCGGAGCCTTCATGGTCCGCCGCATCACCCGTCCGCTGCGCGCCCTGGCACTGGCCTCCGACCGCTTCGGCCGCGGTGAGGATGTGGACCCCCTGACCGAGACCGGCCCCAGCGAACTGGCCCGGGCATCGTCCGCCTTCAACCGCATGCGCGAGCGTATCCGCCGCTTTGTCGACGACCGCACCGCCATGCTGGCGGCCATCAGCCACGACCTGCGCACCCCCATCACCACGCTCCGCCTGCGCGTCGAGTTCCTCGACGACGGCGAGGACAAGGAGAAGATGCTCCAGACCCTCGCGGAGATGGAGGCCATGACCGAGGCCGCCCTCGCCTTCATGCGCGAGGAGGGCAAGGGCGAACCCATGCGCCCCACCGACTTCGCCTCGCTGGTCGAGAGCCTGTGCGACGACCTCGCCGAGCACGGCGCCGACATCGCCTTCGACGCCGACCGCCGCATCGTCCTCCCCTGCCGCCCGGTGGCCATGCGCCGCGCCCTGCGCAACCTCATCGAGAACGGCGTGCGCTACGGGCATGCCGTCCGCCTCGCCATCGCCGAACATCCGGACCGCATCGAACTCGCCATCGACGATGACGGCCCCGGCATCCCCGAGTCCGACCTCGAACGCGTCTTCGAACCCTTTGTCCGCCTGGAGGAAAGCCGATCGCGGGATACCGGCGGTACCGGCCTGGGCCTCGCCATCGCCCGCTCGATCCTGCGCGCCCATGGTGGCGACGTCCACCTCGCCAACCGCAGGGAGGGTGGCCTGCGGGCCAGCGTCACCCTCCCCCGCGACTCCGCGTCCTGA
- a CDS encoding response regulator — MSDNPHILIVDDHREIRDLVGKYLGQHGFRTTTASGGEEARKLLRTGSFELVVLDIMMPGEDGLSLCRHLREATDIPVILLTAMAEETDRIVGLEIGADDYITKPFNPRELLARIKSVLRRTHALPPQREKLPDGVLRFERWKLDTAQRELIDENGVAVALSSADYRLLRAFIDHPGMVLTRDQLLDLTSGREARVFDRSIDNQVSRLRRKIEADPKQPTIIKTHWGGGYSFVAPVEKV; from the coding sequence ATGAGCGATAACCCGCATATCCTGATCGTCGACGACCATCGCGAGATCCGCGACCTCGTCGGCAAGTATCTCGGCCAGCACGGCTTTCGCACGACCACCGCCAGCGGCGGCGAGGAGGCGCGCAAACTGCTGCGCACCGGGAGCTTCGAGCTCGTCGTCCTCGACATCATGATGCCCGGCGAGGATGGCCTGTCGCTGTGCCGCCACCTGCGCGAAGCCACCGACATCCCGGTGATCCTGCTCACGGCCATGGCCGAGGAAACCGACCGCATCGTCGGGCTGGAAATCGGCGCGGACGACTACATCACCAAACCGTTCAACCCGCGCGAACTGCTGGCGCGCATCAAGTCGGTGCTGCGCCGCACCCATGCCCTGCCGCCCCAGCGCGAGAAACTGCCCGACGGCGTCCTGCGCTTCGAACGCTGGAAACTGGATACCGCCCAGCGCGAGCTGATCGACGAGAACGGCGTGGCCGTGGCCCTGAGCTCGGCCGACTACCGGCTGCTCCGCGCCTTCATCGACCACCCCGGCATGGTGCTCACCCGCGACCAGCTGCTCGACCTCACCTCCGGCCGCGAGGCGCGGGTGTTCGACCGCTCCATCGACAACCAGGTGAGCCGCCTGCGCCGCAAGATCGAGGCCGACCCGAAACAGCCCACCATCATCAAGACCCACTGGGGCGGCGGCTACAGCTTCGTGGCACCGGTGGAAAAGGTCTGA
- a CDS encoding EF-hand domain-containing protein — MKTRTKLIFGTLGIAGILGVAAAATSSHADGGWGHGDGGMRGGPGMSMMFERFDTNGDGKITLEEANGTIDTKLADFDADGNGTLSLDEFQGLYLDQTRQMMVRGFQRFDRDGDGQLSREELGAPVEMIFGRMDANDDGAIEKSEMRKRGDGRHGDRDGKGRRGDN; from the coding sequence ATGAAGACCCGTACCAAGTTGATCTTCGGCACTCTCGGCATCGCCGGGATTCTCGGTGTCGCTGCTGCCGCCACCTCATCCCACGCGGATGGCGGCTGGGGGCATGGCGATGGCGGCATGCGCGGCGGTCCCGGCATGAGCATGATGTTCGAGCGGTTTGACACCAACGGCGATGGCAAGATCACGCTCGAGGAGGCCAACGGCACGATCGACACCAAGCTCGCCGATTTCGATGCCGACGGCAACGGCACCCTGTCGCTCGACGAATTCCAGGGACTCTATCTCGACCAGACCCGCCAGATGATGGTGCGGGGCTTCCAGCGCTTCGATCGCGATGGCGATGGCCAGCTCAGCCGCGAGGAACTCGGGGCCCCGGTCGAGATGATCTTCGGCCGCATGGATGCCAATGACGATGGCGCCATCGAGAAGAGCGAAATGCGCAAGCGCGGCGACGGTCGCCATGGCGACCGTGACGGCAAGGGGCGTCGCGGCGACAACTGA